ACAGCAATATAAAAAGCAATAAACACTAATGAAATAACACAATTCACAGCATTGAGTCCACACATTCATTCAACACCACAATACATGTCCATTAGAAATTAAACAACACAATTGAGCCATAACAAAAGGTTCTGCCATTAAAAGATAATTCTAGTTCTTAACGAATGAAACAACACAATTCAGATAAACATAGCAGTCATTCCATGTCATTCCATGTCTTCCTCAACCAAATCAATTTCTCCTCATCATCGTCGATCATGTCAAACACATCTTTGTAGTACTCGTGCTGAAACAATCTTGTTGCTATGCCAAATTCAGTTGATGTGGGACCAGCTCCAGCCTGCTTTACCAACAACAGACACCTCTTTATGTCATCCTTTTCCTTCTGCTTGTTTTCCAAGTCCTTCTGTTTCTCCATCTCCCTCAGATAATGCCTCTTTTCCAACTCAAATTGCTTGTActagtgttttttttccaaCTCATCTTGTCTCTATTTTTCCATTTCTTGTATTGTTGCTTCTTCCTTACTCCTAGCAACTTGTAACTCAACAAGAAGCCCCTGGAACATCTTGACCATTGGGCTCTTACTCTTCTTGTTTGGGCTTGTGGCTGTGCTTGCAGTGCTATTTGTTGTCTTGCGGCTGCCACTACTCAGAGGACTTGCCAGgaactcctcttcctcttgttcttcACCTTCATCATCACCTAAGTCTACCTTCTCATCTCCCTTCTCTTGAGTTGATGAACCTGGTATGACAGAAGCTGCTCCATCCACTAAATGTCCTTTAAACATCTCCTCAAGATATCCAATATATGTTGGCACACCAAACATGAACTTTCTACATTCACTTTTTCCCTGTATAACAGTTAAGCATCTTATCAGTACAATAAAAACAGACCTAGTGCTACATATACAAAGAAAGTACATGCTTGACAACATTACAAACAGGTTACCTTTAATGCCTTTTCCCACCAAGAAGTTGATGCTACTACAGTGCCATCAGGTCTTCTCCCTAGACCTGTATCAGTTTGCAACATGTTCCAAAAtgtgtacaaagtcctacactGTGGCCACCTATTTTTGAGTTGCTTGATAGAAAGGTTGAGTCCAATCTTTAATAGCATTCCTTTTTTCATGTTACAATAACCTTTACGTGTCATTGCCCCTTTAAAACAATTCCCTGCCCAAATTTCCTCAACAGCAAGTTCACAATAAGAATGTGTGTTTTCCTCAGACCATTCAGCCCTGTCATGAAGATTCTATAgcagaaaagaaattgtcacactaagcattgcaatgacacacaattcaaaaataaaatagcaaCAACACATTTTCCTACCATAGCAGAGGCAACATTTCATACAAGAGAAATGGAAACCATGCATATCAGAGAGAGTGTTTCAGAAAGGGGAAGCAATTTACCTGAGAGAGAGTTTCAGATGGCATGCCCTGTTCTTCTTCGCGGGCATCAACATTCACTGGATTTTGATAGCCGTGGCCTGCAAAGAAAGCTTCACCACGTCCTCCTCTCAAACTTCGACCACCACGGCTAACACCTCTCCCTCCAACCGAAAGTTTGCCTTGGCCTCGTCCAAAACCAACTTTACCCCCGAGCAAACCTTTGCCACGACCACGCCCTCTGCCGGCGGCTGCTTGCACACTCACTCCAGGGGCCCGATGAGGGACTGCCTGCTCAAAACCGACCTCGTCACCCTGAAGGAACTCTTGGTAGGACTGAATATCGGAGAAGAAGTCCGCTTGTGAGTTGAGATCCAAATGCTCCATGTGCTGCCAGGGAGCGGATAGAGAGGGGCCGCTGGCGGAAATAACAGGGTGATATCATCTTCGTCCGCATTAGGCTGGGATCTGCGAAAGCTGGTGGCACCGGAGGTGGAGCCTTGAGATAGAAAGTCCCTGTAATTGTACTTGTCCATCAGGCGTGGCCGAATTGGGGAAGGGGACGGCGCAATCCACCTGCGCACGAAATTAGATCAGCAATAGGAAGGAAGAATCGTAGATCGAGAATAGGAGAGGGAAGAAACTCACCCCGCAGTCCCAGGAGTTCGTCACGAATTGGCTGACGGCGGACGCCGCGAGTAGGAGGACGCGGACGAGCCGACGAGGATacggcggatggcggcggcggggatccggcgggtggcggcgaagaTTCGTCGAGGGAGCGCCCGGACGGCGATTTGTGGCGGCATAAGGCGGCGTCGATGGCGGATCTAGCGGCAGGCGAGTTGGGGTAGCGTAGGGAACGGCGACAAGGATTGCGGGGTCTGCAACCCGGGAAGGTTGGACTACGGGCGGCGGACAGGAGGGGGAGGGTGCGGACGGAGTTTCTTGACCATGGGCGACGGTGAGGTAGGTGGATCTAGCGGCATCAGGGACAGGGGAGGTAGGtttgggaggcggcggggttgaGGGTCAAGGCGGGTCTGGCGCGCGGGGGGAGGCGGGGTCTGGCGTGCGGTGGGGGTGGGTGCGGGGGTAGGACGGGTCCAGAACCGATTTTAGTCGGTTTTAGGGGGGGTCAGCGTCTAAAAGATTTGGACCTTCTAAAAAGATTTTAATCACTTTTTAGGAGGAGTGTTTGGCACTTTAGTCatattttagtcactttttaggagctaaagttttaggagggtggaaacaaacaggccctcagTTAATCTGGGTTTTAGATTtctgaaaaagaaacaaaattagCTTACGATGCATGATGGccgattttgaaaaaaaaagatatttttgGCCGAAATCATTCACGTGTTTATAAATTTTAAAGCACCGTTTgcatacaaaatggaaaaaatagtAAATTAATCAGTTCACATTAGTTTGCTGCAACTGTTAAACTATGTTTCATGAATAGTTGAGAGGCCTACCATTGGGAAGGGTATGGACAAACCCACTCTTGCTCACACCCAAATCGAAATAATTATTACTAGCAGAAGTGCTCGTGCGTTGCATGGAAGGAAGAAAATCATTGCGCGCTCCAAAACACAAGGCATACGCCACCAAATATGTTCCAAAACACAAGGCATACGCCACCAAATATGCACGCATCAAATGAGGCTGGGCTCAAAAGCAGGCCGGACTTTGTTGTTGCTTGCACAATGCAGATGTACGTATAGCCATGGGCCTTGTCCAGCGGACATTGCTTGTACGAGTCTTTCTTTGTTGCTGCCGTCCGACCGCATGCACACAACAGCGTGCACATAGTGATCAGCCCTGCCGGCACAGGCTCAGCCTTGCAGGCCCACCAACGACGCGTGGAGGGGAGAAGGGCACACGGAGCTCATAGCTCTGTCTGCTTCATACGCCGTGCATCGATCGCTGGGGAGGAGAGTGTGGGGCCAGGCTGGCAGCTTCACGGCACGTGAAAGCTCTCCTGTCCAGCCATCCGCTGAGCTTTATCTTCTCACCGCTCATTCTGTCCATGAGACTAAACTTAAGGtttgcttgtttttcttctaTCTGCAGTATCTATTGCCTCTATTCCTCAGAATTTCTGGCAGTTTTCGCTCAATAGATAAATGTCTAGCACATTATTTCGCAGGTTGATCTTATTGAGTATGTTGAAAAGCATGAGTTTGTATTTGATGTTGTGTTAGATGAAGATGTTTCAAATGATGAGGTGGGCACAAATTGCATAACCTTTTTCATCAATGTTTAAAGTACTGTAAATTCATTCCCAGACACTGTCTTCCTTCAATTTTCAATTTACAGGTTTATCGCGAAACAGTAGAACCTGTTGTTCCAACAATTTTCAatagaacaaaaaaaaacttgttttACTTATGGATAAACGGGTATATGTCCGACCTACTCTAGATACATCCTATATCTGTAGAATACTTTACATCATGGCAACTAATATCCTCCGCTCAGGTAGTGGAAAGACCTACACCATGAGGCCCCTTCCTCTTAAGGCCTCTCAAGATATCCTGAGATTAATGCACCATGCATACCGCAACCAAGGGTTTCAATTATTTGTCAGCTTCTTTAAGATATACGGTGGCAAATTATTTGACTTACGTAATGATAGGAGGTGAGTTGCCACAGAATTTGTGATGTTCAGGAATGGTGTGTATCCCTGAGTCTGCTATTTCTCACATTCTAAATATCTATTGCTTAATGCAGTAAACTTTGCACAGAATTTGTGATGTTCAGGAATGGTGTGTATCCCTAGGTCTGCTAGATCGATTGGAGCGTACCTCGCAAGCGCACCTGCGCGTGGTAGGGATGGGCAGCGCCTCGGCCCTCATCTTCGGGCGGCCACTTGTTCTCCTCCCCCAAGCCGGCACGGCCGCACCCACGGCTCCAGCTCGCCATGGTGATGGACCCGAAGAGGAAACGAACGAGCCGTGGCCTCCCCGCAGAGAAGCCACCAGCCCCACCATATCATGAGCCTCTCCGTCGACCGCCACCCCCACGACGCCGTTATGAATGAATGCTATGAAAAAATAGGCATGTACATCATTTCAAATGCAAAGATCGAGTTTAAGTAATAAAATTCTCATCATCTACTTTTTAAACAAAAATGCAGGAGCTCTGATGCTCAATCAAGGATAAAGAAGTTGTGAGGTAGAAGCCATGCCGTGCCACACCACCCTGTGAAGGGCAGCATTGGGAGAAGCCCCTTAACACAACAGAGGAGGTTACACAACTTGGTTCATCTATTTTTTATATCCAAAAAACGTTCTGTGCATGTATTCTCATCATGAGTTGACTGGCATGCtttcaaatatttattttactccTAAGAAAAGTACAAGATACGAACCAGGGCCTCATTATCAAAGACGAACCTCACTCTTGTAGGCTGCAGAGAAAGAATGCAGCAAGGCCAACATTAGAAAAATACTAAGTCATAGTTAAACAGAAAAAGGACTTAGAATATATCAATTCCTTATTTTTATCTTTAATAATGATACAATTGGGTTCCTAATAAAAAGATACAATCAGGAGTGCTGAGTTAAATCGTTATGTTGCTGATACCAAGAATGAAAACGCATGGATGTCTGCAAAAATAATTGATAATTTGGGTTGACTGAAATGCTGTAATATATGCCCTCGAAAACAGTAATATTTATATGCTCCACGAGTTAACTTGCAGATGCTCTTGTAGAAAAGAATATAATTCTATGATAAAATGTGATCATCATGAATTCAAACAGATGATCTGAACTCCAAAAGCAGTCTGCTTAGGATATGCAGACCTGGAACAAAAGAAGCCGTCGCAATAGTCCTACAGGTGCAGCAGCTAGAAGATTGTCTGCATATGCAAAAGCACCAGCAATCCCTGCATTTGGACACTAGCTGTTATTAAATCCCTTAATAACCATGCTAAGCACTTGCCATCTTCTTCTGTTGAGGTTTAAGAATATGTTAAGAGATGTTACTTACTAACTTCAGAGCTCACCAAGTATAGCAATTGGTAACCTATAGTCGGGATCAGGGACAACTGTTTAAATAGTACGAAGATCAACAGGACCTACACCTCATCGATGATTACGGGAGAGAGGCGCGGAGCGAATCAACGTCGTCACCTGGAGTCGGCGGAGGCGAACTTGTGGAGGCGGCCAGCGGGGAAGAAGACAACGAGCGCGACTTGTGCGTCGCAGAGCACGGAGAGCTTGTAGGCCTTCTTGAACAGCCCGCTCCGCCGCTTGGAGAAGCGTACCTGCCGGCTGGTCCGGTCCTCGATCCGCCGTAGCTCCACCCGCTCGCGCTTCCTCTTCGTCCCCTTCTTCTCCTGCTGCAGCATGTCAAGCTCCACCCGCCGCTCCATTCCTTTCGCCCCAACAACGCCAACCAATACCAACCTCGCAATGAGCTCGAGCTCGCTGTCACTTCACTCCTGAGAGGGAGAGGCATAGCAGATCGGGGCCTCTGGGGAGGATATAAAGAGAGGATCGGAGCAAATCTTGATCTTGGGGACTTGGGGTTCGCTCCCCGCTGGCCGCCGCGAGGCCGCTTTGCCGCCTGGCCCCCCTGCAACGccaccacctccccgccgcccgccttcgCTCCCTGCCGCCCGGCTTCCCCGCTCCACCCCACCCTGCtttccgccgtcgccgccacccgcTCCCGCCAGATTCGGGGCGCGGCTCGGAGGAAGGGATTACCGTTTCggtttaaccccctcccttccctcctttctCCACCGGAGCCCCCATCTATTCAGCTTTGGATTGCGAGTTGATTACCAAAAATTTGAGGggttatttttgcaaaatgtccACGACGGTTGGAAAAAGCATCggttgaaagaaacatcctctctcTAATATTAGtctaatattaggtatagatatagattcaCTCGTTACCCTTCCCAATAAcacccatatccaatggataattaattttgtaatatATATAGAGGATGAGATTAAAATGCACTCACGTGCATTGTACAGCAAATGCACAGACCCCCACCCGACTGTGAGCGCGAGCCGTGCTGGCGCGGAGCACGGCGAGCGCACGGCGGCACGCGGACGTGTGGCGGGGTCTTCCCCAGTTCCATTCACCGATTCCTTCATTCCCTCTGTATTTTGCAGATCTGGGAAAGAAATTGGCGCGCGTGGCAGCGGGGTCCCCGTGATTCTTCCGGTCAACTGGTTTGCCTGGGAATTCAACTTCGAGCTCGTGTGTTGGTAAAATTAGTGTGTAGGTAAAATTGCCCCTCTCACAAATCTACCCGAGAAAAATCTACGTGATTAGCCTGATGCTTGTAGTGATTACTGCGGGTGACGAGCTTGTGCGTGGCATTGCGTTGTTCAGTAATGTTGGTATTTTTGAAGTTAATGTTCTATCATACACCTGTAGTGACTGTTAAAAAATTACTGGTGGTTAGCGTCACCTTGATTAAGTAATGTTTTTAGGTTTTCTATTATGCAATTTTTGCCATGTGCTGATTGTTAGTTCCGTTTCTGATATGAACATTGAAAATACATGTTTGTGCTTGCTGAATATAGAATTACGGAATTACTTTGGGTGTTGAAAAAATTACTTGTGCTACTGGATTACTGTCGGTTTGCATATGATTGCTTAAAATAGCTCATGAAATTACTGTGACATAGCACGTGAGCTGTGGATTGCTTGTGATGGTGAAAATTACTGAACTACTGTTGATCACAGGGCGATGATTCTAAAATCTGCGGTTTGTTCAAGACTATGAAATGCACTTTGAGACACTGGAAGCTGCATATGAAATCTACAGAGCATACGCAAAGGTTGCCGGTTTCTCCCTCAAAAAGAACATGAGGAGAGGGAACGGGTAGGAATTTTGTTGCTCGTACGAGGGAAAGCACAAGTGATTTCAATCTCGCTGGTTACTGAAGTAACTCGTGAATGTGCTTATTGAATTACTGATGGCGTGTGTGTGCTTATTCATGTACCGTGTGATTTTGCTGAACTAAAAACGAGTGTTGTTGGTTAGTTAAAATAGAACAAAACACATGCCGGTTGCAACAGAGGCAACCAACAAGTTGCTACTCGAcgcaacattagctaattgcAACCATGGCAGTGATCCAGTTACAAGTAATGCACACGTACCACAATATCAATCGGGGCACTAATCTGGTTATAACTAGAGCAATTGCAACTGGTCGAGACCTCCAATTGCAAATAGGATAATAGCCCAGTTACAATTAGGATAATAACATAATTTCAATTACACTAGAAAGCCATGCGCACGCTATCGCAATTGTAGCCAGGAGACTAATCTAGTTACAGCTGAAGCAGTTGCAATTGGTCTAGTCCTCCAGTTGCAACTAGGACAGTAACACAGTTACAACTAAGATAATAAGCTAGTTACACATATCATCACAATTGCAACTACTTAGTTGACATATCCTCCTACCGCACACACACCCTAAACCAGTTGCGACTAGAGCATCATAAGTGGAAATCAAAGCAATTAACCGTCTGGCCGCGTATCCCCACGACGGCTAAAATGCACTCAGGTGTCCTCATGGCGCGCGTAACAACCACCCACCACCGCCAACCTGGTGAGTTCGGCTGCGCTTGCCTCACGCGCCAgccatcactagtagagaattggctttccatacgcccccttttgtcctggtttaaagttggtccgggacaaaaggttcaccaaccgggactaaaactcggtcactggtggggggctcaccaaccggaaccttttatcccggttgcaaaggctaatgggaaaaaaagactctgagaggccttttatctcggtttgaaacaccaaccgggataaaagaccccccctttatcccggttggtaacaccaaccgagataaaagggtcaagagccttttatcccggtttgtaataccaaccgggataaaagggggtcatttatcccggttggtgtttcaaaccgggataaaagggcccccaacgagatgactggaaggtgactggaaggggattaaatcggGGGgacccccacgagttaatacaaaaggatagcatcccctacatagttagatgtggtgtgtaggtgggatggtaaggaagctacgcgcgaggctggaggttgctAGAGAggacactttttttttttttgcagcgtcggcgctctcgacccttttatcccggttggtatttagggtattaccaaccgggataaaagggggtcttttgtcccgggatgcattttcgggatatttgcaccctaccaaccgggattaaagcccaattctctactagtgcataGTCCCCGCTCCACGATGCCTCACGCAGTGTCGGCGCCAGCCCTGGCAGGGCCATTCGCACTCTGCTCCCGCACCAGCCGCCGCTGCCAGCACTTTCcatccctcccttcctctctctctcttccttccaCCGGTGTCCTCTCTAGCACCGGCAGCTTgccgcggccatggccgcgCCCCGTATGCTTGGTAAATCAGTGGTGGAGGAAAGGGGGAGTGAGACTGTGAGAAGTTGGAGAGAGAGacacggggagggagggagggcgctAGTGGGCCCTCAAAATTCGTCCCAGCTAAGCGTGGAAACAAGATATAGCTTTTCTCTCCTTCTATTCTCTTTCCTCCGTGTAAGCAAAATGTTGAGCTGGATTACTACGAGCTAGCTGACGTGGAACTGTTGGAACAGGCCTTAGTTGGATTGCAACTAGATCAATGACCCAGTTACAACTAGGTCAATAACCCATTTAGAACTACGCTTGAAACTGGTTGCAACTAGGACACACCATCATAATTGCAACTAGGAATAATCTAATTACaacttgtcggggatagatcctcaTGTACCCGCAGGGAAGGAACAAGACAGATTCCTACTAGAATTTCCCTgaaatcctactaggactcataccttataatcctactaggactcttaGATAtatgtaaccgactagtaatcacGACCCTTAGAGTATacaaaggagggcaggggtacctagatcgacaAAGAAAGCaacaactcaaaccaaacaacacccaagcgcaaggcacaatatacaacaccctgAACAGGATGTAGGTATTACGCTACTATGGTgatccgaacctgtataaatctgtgtctagGTCCGGCTATCCCCCACCGACCAATCTCCTACGTTAGGATACCTCTCGGTAAGTTGCCGGGTATAGATTACTAACACAACTGGAGCAGTTGTACCTTGTCGTGCCCTCTAGTTGCAACTAGGACAATACGTagttaaaaaaactaaaaacccATGCACACGCCATCATAAATGCAACTTGTCGCTCCCTCCTAGTTGCAACTAGGCAAATAACCTAGATACAACTACATTAGAAACTGGTTACAATTAGGACACACCACCATAATTGCAATTGCGACAATAATCTAGTTACAAAAGAAACAGTTGCACCTTATCGTGTCCTTCAATTGAAACTAGAACAATAACGTAGTTCCAAAATACACTAAAAACCTATGCACACGCCGTCACAAATGGAGCTGGCCGCTTCCTCCAGTTGGAACTAGGTCAATAACTAACTAGGTTATTGACCTAGTTCCAACTATACTAGAAACTGGTTCCAACTAGAACACACCATCGTAATCATAATTGCAAAGTAGGACAATAATCTAGTTACAACCGGAGCGGTTGCAACTTGTCCCTTCCTCCGGTTGCAATTTGTCCCTTCCTCGGGTTGCAACTTGGATAATGACGTAATTACAACTACATTAAAACGTCATGCACAAGCCATCGCAAATGCAACCTGTCCCTTCCTCCGGTTGCAATTTGTCCCTTCCTCGGGTTGCAACTTGGATAATGACGTAATTACAACTACATTAAAACATCATGCACATGCCATCGCAAATGCAACTGGAGCATTAATCTAGCTACAAATGAACTATGCACACGCCATCACAAATGCAACTGGAGCATTAATCTAGCTGCAAATGAACTAGTTGCAACTAGGACACGTCATGGACCAATTGCAACTAGAGCATCTTACCAGTTGCAACAAAGACAATTAACCTAATTACAATTGTACCCATGGAAGATTACCATCATAGGTAGTAGTTACGAGATTGTGTATATTACTGAATCACCGAATTAGTTGTGTATATTACTGAATCACCGAATTACTGAAATATCGATATTGATACAAGATTACTAAATTACCGAATATATCAAGTTGTCAAAGTAACAGACATATTGTTGCGTTACGGAATATCATAGCAACAAGAAAAAGGTTCAGAATTATTGAAACAATAGGACACTGAGGAGGTACGAATTACCAAACATCAGCGGGAACATTTAAAAACTGGATAAAAAAAACGTATACATGCAGTGCTCGAAGGGGGAGAGGTATTTAGCATGTTTCTATGTATACATGTTTGTTTCAATTAACAATCACACATTAGTCGCTATATTCTATGGGCAAAATTCAGCATGATTTGTGATTTCCATAAGCATCTTGTTCTTTCACTTTTTGGACCCATAAGCACCGTCAAGGTAAGTACCGGCAACATCATGTGCTAGGCAAAACAGATCAGAGAAGGCAGCCATTTCCACGAGTTGAAGCTGACCTAGAGCAAGCTCTTCAATCTGTACTGGGATTCAAGTAGCTGCAttgcaaaaaggaaaacatgtgTGAGGggagcccaaccaaacacaaagTAAAAGCATGAGTTGGCATTCTTGGCTTGCCGATGATGTATTGCTCGATCATCACGTGGGGAACTAACTACTAGATTACCGAATAATCATCATCCTTCAGAATTCTGCTGATAAGGTGCTTGGATTACTCGATAATAACGAATGACAATTTACAATATGAATTCCTGAACCATCCTCATCCCCTAATTTACTAAATCACTAGGACTAGTGGCTGGATTACTAAATTACTAGAACTAGCGGCTAGATTAGTAAATTACTAGGACTACTGGCGTTTGGTTCccgttgcttatttttagcaagtgtcacatcaaatatttagatactaattaggagtattaaacgtaggctatttacaaaacctattacataagtggaggctaaacggcgagacgaacctattaagcctaattaatctatcattagcaaatgtttactgtagcaacacattgtcaaatcatggactaattaggcttaatagattcgtctcgccgtttagcctccgcttatgtaatggattttgtaaatagtcgtcaaatcatggactaattaggtttaatagatttgtctcgccgtttaacctccgcTTATgttttaatactcttaattagtatctaaacattcgatgtgacgggtgcttaaaaataagcaacggaaccaaaccaggccgaaGACTCAGTTGTCAGATGTGTCTCTTTTGGTTCTCAGTTGTTTTTTACCTGGATATTCAGCTAAACATGGTAGGCCGAGCTTTTGATTGCATCAATTTTGATGGACGTCTCGGTTGCCGATTGCACAGGTGTAGATGAAAATCATGCAATTTCTCTTACCTGGATGAGCAGGGCAGCTGTTCTGCGCACGCACTCCTCCATCTCCATTAGGATCCTGCACGCTGGCTTTATCTTCTCGCACTTGCAGAAGAGCCATGTACTAGCGGCGCCGAATACCGGAGAAAAGAAATCTGGCCTGCCCATCGATTGCGGCCTCCGCTCCCCGGTGCACTGGCCTGCGGCTGCGGCATCAGTGCACATCGCTACCTTCTCCACGGCACACTCGCGCTCCCTGCACTGGACCGCGTGGTGCCGCTCCCAACGCCGCAGCGAAGCCACCCATCTCGAGGCCTCTGCAGCCCGCCAGTGGAGTACCCCGCCTCGCGCACGCAGCACCCGTGCATGCCACTTGAGGCCGCCGTGctccgccgccgatgccgcctGCGAattccagccgccgccgccgcggctgcctcTCGGCAGCGCACGGGCGTGGGAGGCTAGGAGAGGGGGGACTGCTGCCCTCCGCTGCTGCTCGTGGCCCGCCACCATCGAATCCAGCAAGCAGCCCCGCGCGCCGTGCCCAActcgctgcgccgccgccgaacctgCTCGGCCGAGAAAGGGAAATCTGGATTGGTCGGGCGTTGTGGGTTAACGGGCCCGGCGCGCTGGCTGGTCCCTCTGGCTCGCCCAACAGAAGGCACCCAGGCCAACCGGCACGCCTGGGCCAGCCCGAGCTTCCCAATTAGACTGTCTGCACCGGCATACGGTAAACCATCCTCGGTACCGTGGTAGTGGAAAAAATCTCGCACCACGGTACTTGAGGCATCCGCTACCTAAGCGGATCGTCACCCGTCCGCTACTCCCAGCGGACGCCCAGGATGCCTGCGACCCGCCTCCTGAGACCGCTGCCCCAACGACCTCCCCCTCGCGCCTCCGCTCGGAACTCCGCCGCCGgactgccgccgctgccgctgccacgcGGGGGGGCACCTTCGCGGCCACGCGCACCTCGCGAGCTGAATCCACCTGCGCCACCACCACAGGCGCGGGGGAGCGGGAGTCGGGGGCGGGGGCGTGTTGTCGTCGGGCTGGAGGCAGAGCCCCACGTCCGTGGCATCCATGGCGCTGATGCGCGACCTCCGGGACCCGTCCACGCGTCGCTCTGTCGAGTCGTCCAGGGAAgagggggccggcggggaggaagaggagccgGCGGGAAGGGAAGGAGGGCCGGCCGTGGAGGAGGCGCAGGAGGAGCCGGTGGGGAGTGCAAGGTGGTGGCATGGAGGGTGAGGCGTTGCGAGGGTTGGGGAGGGGAATGGTTgcggagagagaaaggggggaagggaggaaggggaaaaaatatGACGTAGTTGGTATAGAGTATAGGATATAGAGTAACACAGGTGCGGGAGAAATTGGTATAGAGGAGGGAATCCCAATTACTAGGATAGAATATTCTTTTTAGAATATGGAAATAGAGTATGATGAGTGCGGACAGCCTTAACCAGCTTCCGCTTCCGCAGGCCGCCAAGCCATAACTGCAGTTGCATCTGGCCTACCCAATTGGATTCCAACTGGTATATGATCGAAAAAGTTGCATCCAGGGCAATCTGAACACATAATTTGCACACATAATAATAGTTACCACTTGAAGTTTTGCAATTGGTAGGTTGTAGTACATGCAGATTCATTCAGATTCAGTTGCAACCTTTTTTTGTCattggaaagaaaacaaaattaacAATAACATTATTGTGAGGGAACATTTAGCTACACACATTTAAGTACATGCAGATTTATTAAGATTCATTGACGTTGCCATCACTATTTTCTTGGTAATTAACACGGCCAGATGTCTCATCCTCCCCACTCTGGCCCTCCTCTTGTTCTTCATTCAGTCCCCTCTGTATTT
Above is a genomic segment from Setaria viridis chromosome 4, Setaria_viridis_v4.0, whole genome shotgun sequence containing:
- the LOC117852089 gene encoding uncharacterized protein isoform X1; amino-acid sequence: MEHLDLNSQADFFSDIQSYQEFLQGDEVGFEQAVPHRAPGVSVQAAAGRGRGRGKGLLGGKVGFGRGQGKLSVGGRGVSRGGRSLRGGRGEAFFAGHGYQNPVNVDAREEEQGMPSETLSQNLHDRAEWSEENTHSYCELAVEEIWAGNCFKGAMTRKGYCNMKKGMLLKIGLNLSIKQLKNRWPQCRTLYTFWNMLQTDTGLGRRPDGTVVASTSWWEKALKGKSECRKFMFGVPTYIGYLEEMFKGHLVDGAASVIPGSSTQEKGDEKVDLGDDEGEEQEEEEFLASPLSSGSRKTTNSTASTATSPNKKSKSPMVKMFQGLLVELQVARSKEEATIQEMEK
- the LOC117852089 gene encoding MADS-box transcription factor 51 isoform X2; translation: MERRVELDMLQQEKKGTKRKRERVELRRIEDRTSRQVRFSKRRSGLFKKAYKLSVLCDAQVALVVFFPAGRLHKFASADSRDCWCFCICRQSSSCCTCRTIATASFVPAYKSEVRL